The following proteins are co-located in the Neodiprion virginianus isolate iyNeoVirg1 chromosome 6, iyNeoVirg1.1, whole genome shotgun sequence genome:
- the LOC124308234 gene encoding ammonium transporter Rh type B isoform X1, translating into MVVLKNDRQSTRRRNGDTAMVRMVRFAHGIGLIFVEAIIIVGFLALSEYGPESNARSIANNVHPYLNGNQQDDAPRAYALYQDVHVMIWVGFGFLMTFLRKYGQSAVGLTFLVAAILIQVAILCQGVLYLSKESGKAPLSLQSLLSADVAVAAPLISMGALLGKTTYTQLIVMGVIELVVYTVNKYIGEHHFRAVDAGDSMYVHVFGAYFGLAISFVLGYKEAPKEHPLEGSNYQSDIFAMIGTIFLWLFWPSFNSAALHGDDQQRAIINTLLSIAGSCVAAFATSALVSKNNKFNMVHVQNSTLAGGVAVGTAAGMMCEPFGALIIGSIAGALSVLGYRYLTPLIQKFLRIHDTCGVHNLHGMPGVLAGIFGALMAGLATLEDYRYSLYEIFEARAPSSPKELGEINDDYPVKPGQDRTAGQQAGYQLLTLLVTILIAIVTGLVTGFIIKLPILGTIPEELKFDDAANWELEEEQTDRKEENRSVDEQLPMGSI; encoded by the exons ATGGTAGTGTTGAAAAATGACAGACAATCAACAAGGCGCAGAAACGGAGACACCGCCATGGTTCGGATGGTACGTTTCGCACACGGTATCGGTCTGATCTTCGTTGAGGCGATTATTATCGTTGGATTTCTTGCGCTTTCCGAATACGGACCGGAATCGAATGCTCGTTCTATAGCAAACAATGTCCATCCGTACTTGAACGGGAATCAACAAGACGATGCGCCCCGAGCTTACGCGC tgTATCAAGATGTCCACGTGATGATATGGGTTGGATTCGGTTTTCTGATGACTTTTCTACGAAAATACGGACAGAGCGCGGTTGGCCTCACATTTCTCGTCGCTGCAATTTTGATCCAAGTCGCAATACTCTGTCAGGGAGTATTGTACCTGTCGAAAGAATCCGGCAAAGCACCATTGTCCTTGCAAAG TCTGCTCAGCGCCGATGTCGCCGTGGCCGCGCCCTTAATTTCCATGGGAGCACTTTTGGGAAAAACGACTTACACGCAGCTGATAGTCATGGGAGTGATAGAACTTGTTGTATACACTGTCAACAAGTACATAGGAGAGCATCACTTCAGG GCGGTCGACGCTGGAGACAGCATGTACGTTCACGTATTCGGGGCGTACTTCGGTCTAGCCATTAGCTTCGTTCTCGGGTACAAGGAAGCACCGAAGGAGCATCCCTTGGAAGGTTCCAACTATCAGTCGGACATATTTGCGATGATAG GTACGATATTTCTCTGGCTGTTCTGGCCCTCCTTCAACAGCGCCGCGTTGCACGGCGACGATCAGCAGAGAGCGATAATCAACACTTTACTCTCGATAGCCGGCAGCTGCGTTGCAGCGTTTGCAACGTCGGCCCTTGTatctaaaaacaataaattcaaTATGGTTCACgtacaaaattcaaccctCGCCGGGGGTGTTGCCGTTGGCACAGCAGCAG GGATGATGTGCGAACCCTTCGGTGCACTTATAATTGGATCTATTGCGGGAGCTCTCAGCGTTCTCGGCTACAGATACTTGACG CCATTGATACAAAAATTCTTACGAATTCATGACACCTGTGGCGTTCACAATTTACACGGGATGCCCGGTGTTCTTGCCGGAATATTCGGAGCGCTTATGGCGGGCCTCGCGACGCTGGAAGACTATCGTTATTCGCTCTACGAG ATATTCGAAGCAAGAGCTCCTTCGTCGCCAAAAGAGTTGGGTGAAATCAATGATGATTATCCGGTAAAACCGGGTCAGGATAGAACGGCTGGCCAGCAAGCGGGATATCAGTTGCTAACGCTCCTGGTTACCATATTAATTGCAATTGTCACGGGACTAGTAAcag GGTTTATTATTAAGTTGCCAATTTTGGGTACTATTCCGGAAGAattgaagtttgacgatgCGGCAAACTGGGAACTAGAAGAGGAGCAAACAGATCGAAAGGAGGAAAATCGAAGCGTAGACGAACAGTTACCAATGGGTTCCATTTAA